The Pseudodesulfovibrio sp. S3 nucleotide sequence CGGTCATGTGCCTTGTACACACGTTCGCCGGTGCGGGAATCGACGCCGTTGGTGAGAACCAATTCCAGGATCTTCGGCATGGAGACGAAGTGTACGCCAACCGAAGTGGGCTGACCGCAACCGCCGGGAATGAAGTACTCCTTGCCATTGAGGTGCAAGGGCTTCCAGCAACAAGCGGATGTTTCCAGACAGCCGCCGATGGCCCATGCGCGGGCTTCTTCGGAGTCCATTCCTTCAGGGCCGTATTGTTTCATGAGGAATTCATGAGCAATGGGGGCGTTCATGAAGGCGGGATAGCCAGCGCCGGTCTTGATGACCTCCGCTGCCAGCAGGAGGAAGTCCTCGGGCAGTTTTTCGTCATACAGCAATGCAATGGTGGACTGCGGCATGGCGTTGGCTGCAGCCGCCTTGAGGATGAGGTACTCAAGCGGATTGACTGCGGACTTGCCATCCTTGTCCAGACCACCTACAGAGACGGTGTTGAAGGTGTTCCCGGACAGGACGCCACCGACTACGCCCATGGAGGCGAAACAGTCGATAGAAGTCTTGTACAACCGGTCCAGTTCGAGCAATTCGAGGACTTCGTCCTCGGTAATGCGGCCAGCTTCCATGTCCTGCTCAAAGTAGGGATAAAGGATCTGACCGATACGTCCCGGGGAAAGACCGGAAATGGCGTCTTCATTGAGGACTGCCAGGTGTATGGTTTCGATCAACTGGAAAGCTTCGCGGAAGGTGCGGGGCGGGTTATGGGCGATCCACTCGAGGCAATCGGCGATCTCACCATATTCCGCACGCAAGGTAGCGTCTTTCTCAGCGGCTTCGAGCCTGCGAGCTTCCTTGGCGTAGTTGAGAATCCAGTTCTGGACACCTTCAACAACATGAATAACCGCTTCGTAATTGTAGAGGCGGTTGGTACCCACCAGGCCATCGCCGTCAGCACGGCCGGCGACCTTGTTCTTCATTTCCTTGGCAATCTTGATGATGCCGTCGAAACCGTATTCCAGCGGGTAGTAATAATTGATGACTTCTCGACCCTGCGGGAGCGTATAACCGGAGTCGAACATGCACACGATGGAGCGCATGATCGCTTCCTTGGTTTCGTAGTTGGGGACCATCTGCTCATATTTGCTTCCCAGATCATCAACGGATTTGCCGATCCACATCTTGGAAAGCTTGATCAGTGCAGGAATTTCTTCCTGACGCATGCCGAACTTGCCGGCAATGGAGACGATCTTGCCAAAACTTGCGACCACGTTGCCGCCGCCCTGACCGAATTTGGAGTGCTCGTCTGCAGAGGCGGAACCGCGCTTCATGGCTTCCTGATAGAGCTCGTCCTCCTGCGCCACGTAAAAGCCTTCCGACAGCCACGGCATCGGGAAGGAGCCGCGGAAGAACGGTGCCTTGTGCATGACAAGCTTTTCTCCGGGGTAGATGACCGGAGTGGTGTTGGAGAATGCGCGTTTCAGAGCCTTTGCGCGGCGGACAACGGCAATTTCGCCATCCAGTTTCATAAATTCGCGAGTGTACCAATAGGGGAATTCATTGTTCGCACTGGACAGGGTCTGCATGAAAATGTCCTTGAGTTTCTGAACTCTTTCATGCGGTTCGATGCGAATTTCGCGATCCACGATTTCGGCGGGGGCTGTTCCACACGCCTGGAAATCCATGGAGATACCTGCATCCGCCATGACTTCCTTGAAGGTTTTAGCCATTATAGCCTCCAGATAAGTTAATAAAATACGGACTGTGATTAGTCGTATGTTTCTTGCTTAAGCAGGAGAGGTGCCAACGCTTTATTGTTTGCGCGAAATAAATATAATCATTCAATAAAACAGAGTGTTACGACGGCTTTTGACGACTGACTCCATCAGAAAGCAGCACCCCTGAGTGTAACTAGGCGTGACACGTTGTTGTAGGAGTGATTGCTGATAAGAGGGAGTGTTGCTTGAAAAAGAAAGGTGGAAGCTTGGTTAAGGGGAAAGGAGATTGACAAAAAACATGTGTAAACAAATGTGACACACTGTATGCGGATGGGACATGGAGCCATAAGGACAAGGAGAATGCGCTTTTACGCCCAGTTCTGTTCATTATTATAAGAAGGATCAAAGTGCGCGGTGGAGGGCTTTTCTTCGCCATAACCACTCGACAATACTGATTTGAGAGTGTAGCGATCCATCAAAAAAAAAGTACCAGCGGAAGGAGGTTGAATGCTCGACTACCTCGGCATGTTCACCGATGTCAGGCATCTCATCGAGTTTCAGCGTAAGATCATTGATCTTTGCGCCGACGCTCTTATGGTTGTCGATAGGCAAGGCCGTATCGTTTACACCAACAGCAGTTTCAAGGACGCGCATAACATTGAAGAGAGTGATGCGTTGAACAAGCATGTTACTGACATTATCGACAATACTCGCATGCACATCGTGGCTCAGTCCGGCATTGCCGAGCACGATCAATTCCAGACAATTTCAGGCAGGCCATGTGTGGTGTCCCGTATTCCGGTCATTGACAATGATGAGAGCGTAGGAGCGGTGGGCTTGATCCGTTTTCGTGAAGTCGAAGAGGTTCAGGCCTTGACCGGCAAGGTCAAGGCGCTCCAGGAAAAGCTTTCGAAATTGCGGGCTGTACGGTTGGCCAGCTCGGACACGAAATACACTTTCGATGACATAATCGGCCTGGCCCCTGCGGTAGCCGAGGCAAAACGGATAGCCATGCAGGCTGCATGTTCAGACGCGACGGTGCTGCTGCGCGGAGAATCCGGAGCCGGGAAGGAAGTCTTTGCCCAAAGCATTCATGCTCACAGTCAGCGCAGAAGCGGACCCTTCATACGCCTGAACTGTTCAGCCATCCAAGAAAGCCTCATTGAATCTGAGTTGTTCGGCTATGAGGAAGGCGCATTTACCGGTGCACGCAAAGGCGGACGCAAAGGAAAGTTCGAGTTGGCGCATGGAGGGACCATATTTCTGGATGAAATCGGTGACATGCCCTTGTCTGCCCAGGTCAAACTCCTTCGAGTCTTGCAGGAAAAAGAAGTCGATCGTCTTGGGGGAGAAGAATCCTTGACCGTGGATGTCCGGGTTATCGCTGCGACCAACCGCGACCTTGAAACCATGATTCAGGGAGGTGAATTCCGCGAAGATCTTTTCTACAGATTGAACGTCATTCCCGTCTATATTGCACCGCTTCGAGAGGTGCCGGAGGAGCTTCCGCGTTTGGCGAAGAGTATCTGGCGCAAGCTGTCAAAGAAACATGGTATTTTTCATAAAAGACTCTCTGCGGAAGCATTCCACGCCTTGCAACAGCATAAATGGAAAGGAAATGTTCGCGAACTGGGGAACGTGTTGGAACGCTTTATGGTCATGGTGCGGCATGACTGTATCGACGAGACAGACGTTAGGAAGGTTCTTCTGCAAAATAAGGCATGTGAAGTAAGCCGTGAAGCGTCTGTCTCCGAAGGGAATTATGGTCTCAGCGAGTTGGTGGAACAAACCGAAAAGCGTGCCCTGACCTATGCTCTGGCCGCATCCGATGGAAACAGGTCCAAGGCGGCTCGGCTACTCGGCATATCTCGGCCTTTACTGTACAAGAAAATAAGTAAATACAAGATTGGGACTGATCAGGACGCGGCTAAAGAACTTCATATATCCCTGTGGTAGCCACCTCGTTTACTATGCGGGCGGACCAGACAACGCCTATTTGAGTGTTGCCGTCATGGTACCCAGCGCCAACGTTTTCCAAACGTCCGCTGTACAACCCCAACCATTGATCAACGAGCGGGATTTCACAATGTTTTCGGACCAGACCAGCGGATTCCAGGGTATGGTAGCCACCAAAATCACGCGCTATAACCGGTGCGCCCGAGCAACCCGCCGACGTATGCCCTGAAAGCAGCAGTCCCGGTTCTTTTGCTCCGGTCAATGCTGCTATTTTACATCCCACGCCGATGGGCATTTCATGAAAATCCCGACCTCCCGGGTAACCAAAGACCAAAGCATCACGGCCGGCAGCCAAAAACATGTCCGTGACGAGTGCGTAGGCCGCACTGTGTGGTGGAGCGGCCGATGTATCTATTCCCGGATGAGTCCAAAAAGGACTGTTCTCCCCTTCTTCTTTCTTTTTGTCCCTCAGGTCTGCCAAGTCCAGTACAGCGACATCACACCACCCCGCCCCTTCCATGTCTGGGTGTACTCGAAATAAGCTGCGGTCTTTTTCATATGGTGAAAAGCTTGCCACATGGTGTCCGTCGTAGAAAAGTTCTATTCTGAGCGGGTTGGGTGCTTCCCGGTCCTTAAACCGGGCCATTGGAGATATCCCCCCGCTGAGATTGTGAAAGGTTGTTGCGAGGCAGGGGCCATTTGCCCCTGAAAGAATGAACCCTGATCCCACGGCCCATTTGTGTTGACCAAAATCGAGAATCAATTTGGCGACGCATGAAGCTACGCTGGGGATGAGTTTGGCTGAAGTCTCCATAACTTATATATACCCGAGTTTTGGGCTGGAAGAAAGAGGAACACCGAAGCTGCCAGGATACATTGTCATAATGAGCGGGAGACTTGGTTTAGCAGGCGAAAGGACAATCAAAAAATGTTTGTAGCTCATTGCACAGGGTTTGCGGGTCGTCTGGATACATGGATTCAGGGAGACATATTTTGTTGTCATAGCCGCCGATACCGACACTCAAGAGGAAACGTCGCCAGAATCCGAGCCGGTCCATCCCCTTTGGATTGAGTTCCACCATGAGACAGTGAGAAAATCTGAATTCTTGCGGCTCCAGGCTGTTTATAAAAAACCAGGGAAGAAAGGTCTGCCCGAGTAAATTGCAATCCACATATAAGCCTATATGGTCCGCGAAAATGGACGGGCCCTGCATGAGGAGACGGCGGAGGTAGAAGGCAATCCACGGCAAGACAGCCAGGATGACAGGTATGAGAAGAAGGGCGACAACGTCAGGGTTTGCCTCGAAAAAAGTAGGCTCTGCCACGCGCCTGGAAAGCCAATACCAAGCGCTCCCCAACAATAAAAGATTGAGCCCCAGCAAAGCCAACAGGTATAGCCGTGAGGGATACAAAACCAAACGCGATGTATGTTGCATGCCGTGTCCATACTATGAAAAACAAGAGTATGCCAGTCAGGGCGTCGAGGGCTGCGCGGGTCTTGGATTCAGCAGTTCATCTTTTCCTTTTCTCGGACATCAAAAGCCTCATTCGGACTTATTACGCCCACCCCAAGCCGTGGTCCAGTTTCTTAGAACCACTTCTCGCCCGCTTCCCATTCACTCGATTTCATTTGTATATTTTTTGCCTATCCCACGAAAAAGACCTACAAAAAAACTTGTAAGCCTCGATTTCATTGGTGGAGCTTGAGTGAATCGAACCCGCGCCCTCTTGAATGCCACCCAGGAGACAACAAGAATAAGCACCTAATCTTTTGGACTTTTTCCACATTACCAGCGCAAGATCATTGAATTACTGGTAATTTTATGGATAAAGGTTCACCAAATTTGATATTTGAGGGTGAGGGCCTATAAGCATGACCAAGGCTTGGTCTATCAACCTATAAAAAATGACATATATAGGGCAGACAAGTCAACTGTGGATTCGTCCCCTTTTTCTTGCTAAAAACGCATGATGGACAACTGAAAATACGAATTGCGAAAGATCAATATGGCCTTAACAGTCTATTCTATATTTTTGTCAGCCCGCTGCTGGACATGAAACGCTTGATCCCGAAATGTGTATGGTCAAAATCCCATGTGAAAGGGAAAAAAACAATGAACTCTAGAACAGTCAAAGGAAGCCTAGGCAATTTTTCAGAAGTAGTGTCTTTTAATTACCCTGCTGTGGGGTGGTATTTTTCCTCGGAAGAAATCCAGGATTCCCTTGTCTTCAAAAAAAACAAATGGGTCTGCATGTTCATGTATCTCAGGATGGTGATGAATAAAGGGAAAAGGATCCGTTTCGCCGGAGACAGTGACCGCGCCTGCACCGGTCCTGCCGAGTTCTTCGGTTTTACTGACCTTGAAGATGACGGCGGCGTATTCATAGCTGAAACGGAACGGTTTAAAAAAGACCTCGAGACTTCAAAAGCATACACCAAGGAATCGGCAAGCCTTATTCATCCGCCGAAAGAAAAATACCTGTACATGGAAAAACTTGAAGATATCGCCGAGGATAAAGATATTGAGGTGGTAAATCTCTTCCCGGCGAATCTCACCAGCCTGACAAAACTCGTCGGTTTGTCAGGCTATGACAGGTTTGCCAATATGGACAATGTATTAACCCCTTTTGCTTCCGGCTGTCAGGCAGTCTTCACCCTTCCCTATCATGAAAAATTTCAAGAAAATCCGAAGAGTATTCTCGGGCTGGGCGACCAGTTGGTCAGACACTTTATTCCTGAAGACATGGTGCCGTTTTCAGTGCCTTCGACTCGATTCGTTGAAATGGCAAATAATATCGAGGGCAGTTTTCTTGACAAGAATTTCAAAAACCCGACAGGCTTCTAATCTCAAATTTTAACCTTCGACAAGCACAGCCGAACACCATGAAAGCGACCACCTGGAAAACGCCGAAACACTATTAGAAGTGGATCAACTTTTGTTGGACCAGTCATAGTACCCCCGGCAAAGCCGGGGGCTTGAGTTTGTGAGCCACTCAAAGTGGCTTTAAGAACCGCCTAAAGGCAGAATTTCAATTGTTCTATCCGCTTGTCTTCGTGCTCTTGCTTACGGATGTATTCTCTTATCACCTTTTCGTCCCGACCCACTGTCGTGACATAATAACCACGCGCCCAGAAGTTCTGCCCTGCAAACCCTCTTGCGCGGCCTTGGACTTCACGAGCTATGTGAATCGGGAATTAGGGGGACACCATACCTAATTCCCCATCCCCAAAAGTGAACAGCTAACCACCCTAATTTCATTTATATATTTTTTGTATATTCCACGAAAAAAGGCTTAGAAGGAAAACCTTCTAAGCCTTTATAATCATTGGTGGAGCTGGAGGGAATCGAACCCACGACCTCTTGAATGCCATTCAAGAGGCTCTACGGTGGAGATGACACATTAACCAACTATAAAAACTGCGCTTTCGCCCGTCCACTCCGATTTGTGCATCGTGTGCACGGGGTGCATCAGGTGCCGGATTCCGCATAGTTACGCAAGCCGCTGCTGTGGATTGGGACACAAAGAGGACACAAAGTCGATCTAAATGTACTCCTTAAGAATCGAGTTTGAATCCCCCATATCTTCAATTCGCCCTTGGTAGATGACCCTCCCCCCCCCGTCTCCGCCGCGGGGGCCAAACTCCAAAATGTAGTCCATGCTCTTCAGCATGAAGAGGTTGTGCTCAATGACCATGATCCCTTTTGCCTTCGTGAGCAGCTTATCCAGGAAACCGATCAGACGTTTTGTGTCGTGCCTCTCAAGACCGTTGGCTGGTTCGTCGATGATGAGGAAGGTGTTCTTGAGATTTGCCTTTACCTGGGACAGGAGTTTGATCCGCTGCGCCTCTCCTCCCGAGAGTTCGCTGGTAGGTCTAAAAAGGGTCAGGTGCCCCAAACCTATACCCTTCATGTCCTCCAGTTTGGCAGCGATTGTCTTGCTACCGAAAAACGAACCTGAATCTGACAGTGCCGCAACCGGGGTTGTAAGGATATCGTGAATGGAAAGCGCGTTGACACGGTGAGCCAGGACTTCCGGGTTGTATCGCTTACCTTCACAGGCCTCACATACCGAGCGGTACGTATGGCCGAACGATGCATCCTGCTCGATATAGCCCTTGCCCTCACAGACCGGACATTGACTATCCCTGTTGTTGAAAAGAAAGGTCTTTGCAGCCGTTCCCAACTCCTTACATAGAAACGAATCAATCGGCTGCATGAGCTTGAGGTAGGTCGCGACCGTGGAATTGCTGTTTCCCTGGATCGTCCCCTGGCTGATGTATTCAACGCCGCTCGTGCCCGAAATGGCCTCGGCAAAGGACGACTTGCCCGAACCGGACATGCCGCAGCATCCGACCAGGCAGCCCATGGGGATGGTGACATCGACATGGCGGATATTATGGACATCATGAACGGCGAAGGCCATGGAACCGTGTGGTTCAGCCTTGACGCGGTCAATAAAGACCTCCCGTTGGCCTTGAAGCCAAACGATCGAGTCGATCACCCTACCATCATCCAGGGCGATCAGATTGTCAGCCTTCTCGATAAACTCCAGCTCGTGTTCGACCATGACCAGCGTGGAGTCGCGTTCTTTCAAGGACTGGAGTTGCGAAATGACATCCGGGTATTCCGCTACGTGCAGCGAAGAGGAGACTTCGTCGATCACATAGAGCAGGTTCGAAAAATCCGAACTGAGCACCGAGGCCAGTTGCAGCCGCTGGAATTCGCCCCCGGAGAGGGACGGGATTGAGCGCATCGGGGAGAGGTAGCCCAGGTTGTTCCTGACGACATTGGTAACCAAGGTCGTCAGCTTTTTTACGGGAAACTCATGATCCGAGATGGATTGAATGAAAGGAAACAGCGCACCAAAGCTCGACAAGAGGATGTCGTGGATCGCCCAGCCATTGAGCGTGTATTCCGCTAGATGCTCCGCAAACCTGGCCCCATGGCACTTCGGGCAGACCTGTTCGGTGATGTACGACTTGGCCTTTTGCCGATTCCCCGGCACCTGCAGGTTGTCGCAGCATTCCTGAATCTCCCGAATCGCGCCGACAAAGGGAAACCGCTTCTGGCGGTAGCGATTCTTTTGCTTATACTTGACCTGAAACTGTTTGTCGCCGGTCCCGTGGAGCAATACGTCCTGTTGCCGATGTGGCAATTGGGAGACGGGCTTGGTCATGTCGATGCCGTGTGCGGCGCAAAAGGCTTCCAGTAGCGGATAGTAATGGCCGGAGAGAAAGTTGTTCCAGGAGAGGAAAGGCTTGTCCGCGAGAGGTTTATCGAAATCGACGATCCGGGTCGAATCAGGCCGATAAACGACGCCGAGCCCTTCGCAAGCCGGGCAAGAGTTGACCGGGTTGTTCTGGGCCAGGATATTCCGCTTAATGTTCGGATTGGCTTGCAGGAACAAGGGCAGGAACAGCTTGTCGAGCCCGAGATAGGTGAAGACGCTCGACCGGGGATTGACGTTGGCGTTCTTCTGCTTCAGCCCGATGGCCGGGAGCAGGTTCGCATAATCCCCGACCTTGGGCCGAAGGCTGGCCGGGATGCCGGAAATGGTATCGAGTTCGTTCTTGCAGAGCGCGTAGAGAGTATGAAACGCCAAGGAAGTCTTGCCCGCTCCGCTCCCGCCGACAACGGCGGTTATCTGTCCATACGGAATGGAGACATCAACAGACTTGAGGTTGTTGGTTTCTATGCCTCGGAGGGTGAGCATAATGACTGACAAAGAACTTACATCTCAAAAAGATCATCTATTACATATTGATTGGTTGCACTTAAGGCGTGTTGGGCTGCTTTTTCGTCCTTTAAGCTCGGAACACTATAAAGATACCAGAGCAAAGCATATGCAGGCTTGCTAAGATACAAATTCATCATCCCAACTTGCTTCAGTATTTCTTCAACCCCTGCTGCAGCTACATGCGACAGGTCATGAGCGTTTTTCTTAATCCAACTGTACGCATAATAAAAACCATGTGTGGTGTTGCTTTTATCTAATTTATATGCCTCGTTATAACTATCGATGGCTTTGTCTATATCCCCCATTGATTCATGCATATTGCCAATATCAAACAAAGCTATTGATTCGTTATATTCACAACTAATGGCTTTTTTCATACAAATTATAGCTTCTTTAACTTGAACAAAATCCTCCTCTTTAACTCTCAACGTATTATCTGTAAGCTTATACCGAGAGACATTTTCTATATCAAGCCCGACGCTTTCTTTCTCGCAATATTCCATCCGGCCTCGAACGGCTAAGTATTTAGTCAGCCCCAAACCGTACCATCCCTTCGGAGAGTTGCCATGTATTTCTAAGGCTTTACGATAGTCACGCTCTGCAAGAGCGTAGTCTCCATCCTTGCCTCGTTTACGAAAAGCATCTGCCCTTAACAAGTATAGCACATAATAATCGTCGAATTCCATCCCGGTATCTTTGTAAACTTTTACTCCTGACTCCGGGTCCGATTCTGAATCCGATCCAGCACGTCCTTCCTCAATTTTTAACAAGACTTCAAATTTGGTACGAAGTTTCGATAGACGAATTTCTTCCGCTTTAATATTCCGGTAAGCTATAAAACTCCCAAAACCAGCAGCCCCCATTATTATCGCCAACAGACCACTTATTATTGTCACAAAATCACGATATCCACTGAAATCCTTAAGATAGTCTTTTTGAATAAGGTCAGTGATTGGCGGCTGATAGGCTTTAAGAAAAACAAAATCTATATGCCGGGACATAAAGAATAAAAAAGCCATGAGCAAAAAACCTCCGAACAGCCCTAGTCCAAATTTCATATAATCCTTCATCACTTTGACCTCGTTGAGCAATACGGACACTCATCCCACACACCATATTCTTCCAATACCAACTTCTTTGTGAAAAAATTGAACTCGCCGCGCTTGCCGATCATGGTCGGCTTCAGGTTCGGCAGCCCCAGCAGCAATTTCAGGCACTCGTTGGCGACGAAAGATGCGGAGATCGCCGCCAGAGGGGCTAGGTTGCCGAGGTTGCGGTGCTCCTTGACGATGCGCTCCGCACCTTCGATCTCGGCTACCTTGAGTTGATCCATGCCGTGCGAGATGCAGTGAAAGCACGGCGTCTTGCCGGGGATGATCGTCGGCCCCACCAGACTGAGGTGCATGTTGTAGCCACCGGCAATGATGTAGGGCAGGTCGAGGGCAAAGGCCGCCTCGTTGATGATCGCCGAGGTGTGAGCGACCGAAGGGAAATCCGCGCAGTTGATCAGGACCGTCTGCGGTCGCAGGTCATCCTTAAGGAGCGATATCAGCCGCTCCGAGCTTTCCAGCTTCTCATCAACAGCCCTGACTGTGTAGTAATCCTTCCGCCGCGCTGAAAGCATCTTGTCAAGGGCCAGAGTTTTGAGCGTACCCATATCGCCTTTGGTGAACAGAGAGCGGTTCAGGTTGTGCGGCTTCACCACATCGTCGTCGAGCAACGTGAAATGTTTGATCCCCATCTGGGCCAGCAAGGAGACAACCCAGCTCCCCACGCCTCCGGCACCGATCACAACCGCGTGGCTTTCCGCAATCCGCTGCCAAGCGGATTCCACATCGTAATACGGGATATAGGAGCCGATGAACGTTTTCACCCGGCGAAACGGGTCGGATTCACGGGACGCCACGACGCGTACATCCTCCACGGCGCACCGTTCAATGAGGACCTCGAAAAGCCGTTCCAGCCCGACAAGTTGTCGATCATCGAGGGCGTAGGTTTCTGCCAGCTTTGCATACGGCAAACTCCCGTCCAGATTGGAAAGAATCTTGACGTAATCTTCATCGGCAAAGGCCAAATTGAAGCTCTGCCTGATATCCGAGACAAAGAACTGATAGGTTCCCTCCTGCGGCATGGGCACGAAGGAAACGGACGGGCGGAGCCGGAAGCACTCCGCGTGGTATCGACTCATTTGCGCCCCTCCCCGCAGGACTGGCATTCCTTGTCCCTTTCGACGACAAAGGTGTCGAGGCTATAGTCATGAAAAAGGAATTCACCCCGACCGCCGGGAACCGCCTTTCGGTCTTCCGGGTTCATGAAGTAGCCCAGGATATCAAGCGCGGCCGTAGAAGCGCTGAACGTGGACAGGCTGCCCAGGCCACCGAACCAGCCCTCACGCTCCTTGACAGGGTGAGGGATGGGCTTCCAGTCCTTCAGACTCTCGTGGAAAAAGGTGGCGTAGCAATCAGCGCACGGCGTTACATAGGGAATCAGCAACTCACCCAGGGAGGCAAGATGGGCGTCGAATCCACCGGCAGCCAACACCGGAACGTCGTGCTGCAAAGCATACCGTGAAAGCTTGATGTTGGTATAGCCGACATAGGGCTGATCGGTGGTGTTGACGATAAGCGACGTTCTCTGGACCAACTTATCGAGGTCTGTGTGTGTCCTGAGGGTGACATTGCACAACTCGACTTGGGGGTCGAAGGCGAAGTCTTCCACCAGCGCCTCGGCGGCCTGTGTCTTGGGCGTACCGGTTTGCGAGGCAATCCGGTACGGCGTCCGTGCGATGTCGTTTTCCTCAACGTCGGCATAGTCGACGAGGGTAAATCGCCTGAACCCCATCATGCAAAGCTGTTGCAGAATTCCGCTGCCGACAGCCCCAAGGCCGAAGACCGTTATGTGCGCGCCAAATATCCGCTTTTGGACCTCATGGACCTTTTGCGGTGACCTGAGGATATCCAGCAGGAAATACAGTTGCCGCTTGTACTGCTCCACATACGCAGCCGGAAGCTGATCCGTTTCCAACGGGTCGGACAGGGTGACGATCCCTTCACCCTCGAGAAAAGCGAGGAAAGCTGCGGTTTCGTCGTCCAAGGCAAGGCCGGAATGCTTTAATGATTCCGCCAACAGCTGCGACTTGGAAAGCTCCTTGAGCAGAAGGGCAAAGGCGGGCTTGCACTCAATGCGCAAACGGCGCCTGTTGGATAAAAAAAGGAAAAGAACCGGGCAGACCTCTTCCTCCTGAGGATAAATAAAAACCTCCACCCCGTCTCGCAATTCCGGGGCGGAGGCTTCCGATAACTGTGTCATTACGTCTGCCTACTAGTACTGAACCTGACCGCCTTTGACAGCCAGATACTGTTCCCAGGCCTCGGTGTTCTCAACGAAGTTCGCATCTGCAGAGCAGGTCCTGGTACAACAGTCGGAGCGGCTGCCGGAGCAAGAAGCTGTATAGGCAACACTATCCATGCCATCTTCGTCGGAGATAATGGCAAAGCCGAACTTTTCCATGTGTTCATCATCTTTCTTCAGCATATCAATTCCTCGAACGGTTTAAATATTAACCCCGGAAATTCATTTTCTTCAGATTTTTCTTAGAGGTTGCAAATCGTTAAGTCAAGATGTCCCGGTAGCGATCCCAACTCGCTTGCAGAGCAAGAGGCCGGGAATCGCTACCTATTTCATCGATTCAAAATTA carries:
- a CDS encoding ThiF family adenylyltransferase; this encodes MSRYHAECFRLRPSVSFVPMPQEGTYQFFVSDIRQSFNLAFADEDYVKILSNLDGSLPYAKLAETYALDDRQLVGLERLFEVLIERCAVEDVRVVASRESDPFRRVKTFIGSYIPYYDVESAWQRIAESHAVVIGAGGVGSWVVSLLAQMGIKHFTLLDDDVVKPHNLNRSLFTKGDMGTLKTLALDKMLSARRKDYYTVRAVDEKLESSERLISLLKDDLRPQTVLINCADFPSVAHTSAIINEAAFALDLPYIIAGGYNMHLSLVGPTIIPGKTPCFHCISHGMDQLKVAEIEGAERIVKEHRNLGNLAPLAAISASFVANECLKLLLGLPNLKPTMIGKRGEFNFFTKKLVLEEYGVWDECPYCSTRSK
- a CDS encoding ThiF family adenylyltransferase, with amino-acid sequence MTQLSEASAPELRDGVEVFIYPQEEEVCPVLFLFLSNRRRLRIECKPAFALLLKELSKSQLLAESLKHSGLALDDETAAFLAFLEGEGIVTLSDPLETDQLPAAYVEQYKRQLYFLLDILRSPQKVHEVQKRIFGAHITVFGLGAVGSGILQQLCMMGFRRFTLVDYADVEENDIARTPYRIASQTGTPKTQAAEALVEDFAFDPQVELCNVTLRTHTDLDKLVQRTSLIVNTTDQPYVGYTNIKLSRYALQHDVPVLAAGGFDAHLASLGELLIPYVTPCADCYATFFHESLKDWKPIPHPVKEREGWFGGLGSLSTFSASTAALDILGYFMNPEDRKAVPGGRGEFLFHDYSLDTFVVERDKECQSCGEGRK